The Polypterus senegalus isolate Bchr_013 chromosome 10, ASM1683550v1, whole genome shotgun sequence genomic interval TATTTCTCAGAAGTTGTCTGATTTCTACATTGTGGCAGCGTATAAAGTCAGGAAAATATCAGACCTGCAGGGTTTTATTTGCAAGGAATCCTGTAAGTGGGGGCAAATATTTAAAGGCGTCTTAACATGTCTCATGATTAGATTCAGTTGAAATAAATGATATTGCAGCCTATGGTCTAAACATTGATttcttttattacacaaaatatatattccaGAAGTAGCACAACACACACAATCCTCCATAAAGTGTCTTCCACTACCTGCTTATGTGTTGGCTGTAGAGCTACTGTACTCCCCTCTTATTCCAAGTTTCTCCTAACAGCAAGAACTTTACAGGAACTCTGAACGACTTTGCCTCAGTCATGTGCATTTCCTCCTGTATTGATATCAATTACATTAACgtggtgcctttttttttttgtttcttctggctgctttgcttttgtgtttgctttgtatgCTGAACTTCGGAACATTGTTTAATCAGAAATGTATTAATTTCaagcattttgtgttattttaaccaAGTGTCCTATCCTGGCAATGTGACAGATGCGTGTTATAAAAGAAATATCTTAATGCAGTAATCTTAGCATTAAAATACTCCAAAAACATGACACCTTGTTCAGGAATGACCATTTATGTTCACAGATTTCTTGTTCCTTTTGGCTGAAGGCTTTACGACATTAAGACTATAGGTTTACATGGGACACTGGCAGGTTACTTTTCCTGCTCTCCTCCGGCCATCAGATTTAGGGGAAATGTACGAAAAGTGATCATCGACACTCGCTCTGTCCAATTCAGGGCCCAAGGAGGACACCaaccctggacggggtgccaggaCACTGGGGCGCACATTCGCGCACACGGGGCCAATTTCGAGTCAGTAGCTACCCTGAGACGAACGGATTTTTGACCTACAGAATTGTAAAGCAAATATTCCGAATCCGACTTTATTGATGGAAAAAACTGTCCGTTttttattaaaggaaaaatgtCCCCTTATCCTTATCCGTTTATGACCAACAAGGTGTCAATCTGTGCGTATTCGTTACTGAAATGGACGCAACGGGGCACGAGAGTTCATCGTTGGGACAAATGAATCCTCAATAGCGGAATTACAGCGACTTGTCCACCCGACAACACGTCTTCAACCGAACTTGGGGTCATTTTGTGACGATAATAGAATTGCTACCGCAGCGGACTCCTTTACCTCGAAGTTTTAAGGAAAGCGgattataatccatccatccattttctaacccgctgaatccgaatacagggtcacgggggtctgctgcagccaatacagggcacaaggcaggaaccaatcctgggcagggtgccaacccaccgcagacggATTATAATATcgattcaaattaaataaaggaaatgttgACGTGGAAATGGAAGGACACGGGGAGCGCCGCTCACAGTCTTTCCTGAACACAACCATCAAGCTCTCATCCAGCTGAAAAGCAAACGACAGGATCGTTTATTGTTTGAGCccatcttttctgttttgtagCATTTTCATTACAGTCTTGAGCAGGAGTAAAGCCTAGACGGGAACCCAGTGCATCCCACCTACCCATACAGTGAATACGGGGGTCCGTTTAATGAATCTAATAAACTTATCTGTGACTTAAAGGTGTAATGCGGAAGACTGTCGTGAGCACGGCAAGGACCACAGTGCTACTGGACACCCTGCCTTCAGCCAAAAGTACAAGATAGACCATCATCTGAAAAGTGGACTAAAAttgtttagaaaatattttattgggGGAGAAAAAGGATTATTTAATTGACAAGCCTGGCGGTGATGTCTGCAGCGGAGTGATGGTGACATGCCCAAAGTTAAAAGTCTCCCCTCTTAGGTGCTGTGCTGCACTCTCCTCGGGTTCACTCCGAAGTTTGGGCGTGTATTCCGTTTTCCAGGGCCAGTTCCCAATCGAGCGAGTGGACTCTACTTGCAGGAGCACTTGCAGGCGGTCACCACAGGGTACGGCACTTGACGCCATGTGCACTGCTGCTCAGCCACTACTCCGTCGGAGCCGAACCAACAGTGCCACGCCAGGATCTTGATCTGCGTCACCTGTGCCCGCTTGCACGCCATCCCGGCCGGGAAAGAACAACTGTGCCCTGAGCCGTCATCCTCGCAGTCCGTGTGACGAATCCAGCGCGGCCAGAAAACAGGACCCAGATCCACCCAGCGGGAGGTGAGTCGGCAGGTGGCCATGTGAACGAGCCAGGCGCGGAAGCGCTCCGAGTCGGCGGCACTAAGCCAGTCCATCCGCAGATGCTGCACTTCGCTTTCTAGCTTGCGCTGGTAGCGGGCCGCACTTTCGGCCAGCTCGGGATTTGTTGTGGTAATTCCTGAGGTCCCGTTCTCGGCGGCGTCCACTTGCGAAGGCTTTTCTACGGACATCCAGAAGGGATCGAAGGAGGCACCCAGGACACGCAGCAAGCGCGCCGGCTTCATGTGTTTGGGTTTGGGTGCGTAGTGGTAGTCCTCCTGCGCTAGAGATAAGGTGTAGGGGCGGATGCCCAGGCCAGAAGATGACGGCTTCGAGCGGAGGAAAAGTAGGGGGTCCTGAGCCAGATCCAATCCAGATTTAGCTGGTTTTCCCAA includes:
- the LOC120537478 gene encoding noggin-2-like; the encoded protein is MLDDPIKKTNRTAKLGLLNDRSVLCFCFFFSFLKRISKPRQVGAMRTPLAGRLCLLYCVLLWTIPVSTKTLGKPAKSGLDLAQDPLLFLRSKPSSSGLGIRPYTLSLAQEDYHYAPKPKHMKPARLLRVLGASFDPFWMSVEKPSQVDAAENGTSGITTTNPELAESAARYQRKLESEVQHLRMDWLSAADSERFRAWLVHMATCRLTSRWVDLGPVFWPRWIRHTDCEDDGSGHSCSFPAGMACKRAQVTQIKILAWHCWFGSDGVVAEQQCTWRQVPYPVVTACKCSCK